Proteins encoded together in one Venturia canescens isolate UGA chromosome 10, ASM1945775v1, whole genome shotgun sequence window:
- the LOC122417050 gene encoding histidine-rich glycoprotein-like, translating to MYSHALTFVAFGCLATQVIGAPTPGGHGHHHVRIHVPYHVHTVHHHHVEKVSYPVHHVEKVHVPVHVPVHHVEKVHVPVPYPVHHVEKVHVPVPVPVHEKVHEPIHDEKWW from the exons ATGTACTCTCACGCTCTTACT TTTGTGGCTTTCGGATGTCTTGCAACTCAAGTAATTGGTGCCCCAACCCCAGGTGGACATGGACA CCATCACGTTCGAATTCATGTACCCTATCATGTTCATACGGTTCATCATCACCACGTAGAGAAAGTTTCGTATCCTGTTCATCACGTTGAGAAGGTTCATGTACCTGTTCACGTGCCTGTGCATCATGTCGAAAAAGTTCATGTACCTGTACCTTATCCAGTTCATCACGTCGAAAAGGTGCACGTGCCCGTACCAGTACCTGTGCACGAGAAAGTTCACGAACCTATTCAtgacgaaaaatggtggtga